From the Helianthus annuus cultivar XRQ/B chromosome 17, HanXRQr2.0-SUNRISE, whole genome shotgun sequence genome, the window ttatattttcttatttttagaGATCAAAAATGTCCGGTTACGTTGTGGGACTCTTTTGCTGTTGACATGTTTACGTACATGAATGACAAGAAACGTGAGAAATTTGTGGTTATCATTTGCCACTTTGGTACAGTAAATCTTTACAAGGGTACGTTACAAATCTAAAACAcaatgttgttttttttattagtatCTTATAATTTGGTATGATATTTAGCTATATTTTAGATAAGTTTGTTATTTATATATTGATTTATTGCTGGGTTCTATTTTATTTCAGGCAAGCGTGGAGTAGCCAACAGTTTTGATCTAAGTAGACTTTTTATTGATAATGCTGACATTGAAGAAATTCCATCTTTCAGAGAGAGGTATATTTAGTACTACCGAGACAAACATCAAACAATATTCTTTtaattaaaattataattttattctttattaCCCATGCATATATCTTTCAACTATGTTTAGGTATGTTGCCAAAGTTTCTGCTTCCAAGTCATCTAATGAGACTCTTGGTTCTTATCTTATTTCAAATGTGGAAGATGAGTTCCTCAACAAAGGAGATTTCATGCTCATTGGTTTACTTGGAACCATATTAGAGGTATAGtttttttgtattttgtaacATCTATATTACATAAATCTATCTTTTATATTTACATTGGAAGATTAACATTTTCGGACAATTTTTTGTAGAAGAAGAAGGTGTTGGTTATTGGCACAGTCACTGCCATATGCACTGATAAGCTTTGGTATTACAATGGTTGTAACCACTGCAAATCACGTGTCGAGGATAGATTTGTAACTAAAGAAGGTGACGATGGTTCATGTGATGCAGCTGAAACAAAGGCTTTGGTGTGTACCAACAATGAATGTCAAGGAGTGGACATTTATGCAATTCCGCGGTTTGATATTATTTTTTAATTCAGTATACAATTGAAaaattaaattattttttttacctaATATTAACATTCtcatatttttttaatttcaatATAATAGTTTCAAGATACCTATCAGGGTCCAAGATTCATCTGGAACAGTTTCATTAACCCTGTTTGATTATGAAGCTTTAAAAATTTTTAAGAAATCGGCCAAAGACTTACTTGCTATTCAAGATCAGGTAATCATAATATTTAACCACGTTATTATTTTTTGTAGTCGTACTAATTTaacatttatttttattaatttataggtTGTTAATTCCGGTGAGATCCCCAATCCCTATCCTGAGGTATTTGGCACATTGGTTGGAAAGAAATATGCCTTTGTCATAAATGTTAGCGACTATAACATTGAATATCAAGTTGAGAATTATGGCATTACAATGGCAACGAATGATGATGACATCATTGATGCTCTCTACTCCAAATTCAATATAAACCAGGTctaattcttaattattacattCTTATTGTTTCATATTTCTTTCATTTTCATTGTACATAAATATAAGCAGTTGTATTTCAATTTATTGTTTCTTTTATTCTTACAACATGAACAGTCTGAATCGTATGGTGTTCCGTTGTCCGCCAGTGTGTCTAATGCCTGTGAGGTTACTAAGGtaatataataaattattattttatttaatttgtttgtaatatttatatttaatgttTGTTTATATTAGGATGACGTGTCAATCACCGGTGATAATGTTACGCCTATTTCCAATGGACCTGGAACCAGCAAGAAGGTGTCTTCTGTTGAAGTAAAACGTAATCTTGGTGAAGTTTACGAACTAGATGATGAATTACGTTGTTCTTCTACAAAGCGCCGCATGAGTGATGAAATCGTCGAAGATGAAGTTGTTGATCATTCGAAGACATTGATTCCGAAGATTGAGAAATAATTTACTGCATTTGATAAACAATTTTAGTTTTTGGTTTGATTATGGTTTTTTGTTTGAACACATGGTTTTGTCTTTGTTATGGATTTTTGATTGGTGGTAGTATTTTTTGGGATAATCCGTgaatttttaatttaataaacaATTTTACTGTTTCCCTTGATTGTGCTATTTTGTTTCAACACATGGTGGTAGTTTTCTTATTGATTTTTAATTAACTTCTTTCCACTAAATTTCTTTCAACGGATATGGGTTTATAATGGATTTTGAATTGGTGGTTTTAATTTGTGGGATAATCCTTGAATGTTGAAGTTAATAAACAATTTCACTGTTTGCCTTGATTGTGGTATTTTGTTTCAACCCATGGCTTTTGTTTTCTTATGTGTTCTCAATgagttttttattttataaatagccCTTTATTTTATAATTGAATAGACTTATCTTCTTATTTAATGATTTTATTATATTGTTTTATTCTAATCATCATACaatcatttttttcattttactgTATTTAAAGATTCTAtcgaaaataatatatttcattATCTTGATTGATTCTATACAATACATTTAACATATACACATGTTGATATTTATATTTGTTcaccttttatttaatatttaaaattgGTATTGTTAACTATATAAATCGAGATTAGAaactttaaaaatatatataaactataaatgattttgaaataaaattgaaaaagtgTAAATAAATGTTTACAAAACATACCATAATCTTTATTTGGAAAAATTAACAACCTTAttaacaaaaacattttataattaTGATGATATTTAACGTTTACAAGTACTTGGTTGTCTATTTAATTGTGATATATTAACTGAAATTAGTCAAAcgttttttttaactatttttgttAAGTCATCAATTATGGACAAGTTACTTTATCAATATTCTATAATTTGATTACAGTTGTTACTTTTTCATTTTATGGTAATtaagtttgataaaaaaaatatcaatTAAAATTATATTAGTATGGTAATATAAGAAAGTTTGAACTATTGAATAAAAAATGTGACATTGTATGCTGGTGACTATATTTTGATATCGCCAATTAATAGGGTTACATTAAAATATTgaataaaaaatgttttttagaaaatattatttttgttttatttgtttttttatgtatTTCCTATATCGTTAATCAATCAAATTTAAATTGAAATACATGTATGGTGCATTTATCTAATTTTAGACAAAATATTTTCATTCATTTTCTTATttaatggtttatatcttatataATAGATTCTTAAAATAAATTATCCTCATTGATTATAAATTTTACCTTCCATTGCAATTATAAATACAACATTTTTTAGTTGGTCAGAACCTTGTGTGTGTTGAGATAAAAGGTAATTATCACTAACACAAATTATCtctttgtttatttatctttcattatgttttgtttttaattttccaTTCATGTTCGTACGATTCAAGTTTGGATTATTATATGTTATGTATATCATTCATCCAACTTTGTGGCCAACTTCAAAAATTGCAATACATAATTCTCATCCAATGTTTCTTATGAAATTTTTTATAGGATGGAACGTCTTGAGTTTGAAATGTTTGCTAACGAAATCCTGTCAAGGCTACCAACAAAGTGTGTTGCTCGATTAAGATGTGTTTCTAAACAGTGGCGTTACGAATTGTCATCACATTTGTTTGCGATTATACACTATTGCCGTATGGCTAATAACCCTTATCGTAAGGTTATCATGTTGACCAAGTCATCAATTGATATTCATAACTTGATTGGAGGAAAGTTAGACATTTCTTCAAGGAAGATTATTTCCTTCCCCGTTGACACCCATCTTTCCAATCTAATCATTCTTGCTTCTCAGTATGGTATTTTACTGATGTGCATTCAATGGCGTCCGAACGAAttgattctttggaatccaacaaTTAACCAATTTTTGAATTTGTGTGATAAGAAACCTAAAATTTTTTTTGATTTAAGGAAAGATGCAGTTGGGATTTATATGGATTCATCTAACGATCTAAAAATATTACTTCTCCAACGTCGTAAGGATGATGTTATACCGCGTGTGTATTCTCGGAACACATGTGAATGGAAAACTTTAACTTTCTTGAAAGGAGCGGATTACGCTTCAAGTTTATATTGGTGGTCTTCCGGAACTTTATGcaataatgttttatattttccATCTCCACACTATTGGACGCCTGCTAAAAGTTATACGATTGCTTTTGATGTGGAATCTGAAACTTTCTCGAAGGTTTCCATACCCAAATGTACTGATGTTATTGGTCGCCAAACCAGTTTTCTTAAAATCCGCAACACACTTCATATGTTTATTGTTGGAAAGACCCCTGAAACAAACGTGAAGCTATATAAATTTGAAGATGAACTATGGTCAGAAGTGTCGTCTTTTACAAACGTAAAGTTATTTTACTCATTTGATTCATGGCGTAACAAATTAGCTGAGAACAAAGGTGACACTTGGTCTGTTCAGATCGATCGGTGTGGTATTTTTGAGATTCAATTTGGACTGAAAGATTTTCAATACTTTCACGACGCTGAGACCTTTCAAGGACTATACAATGTAGCATCGTATGAAGAGACTGTTGTCTCACCTATTTAGAATCTATAAGTTGATGTTACTGATATTATTTTGATTTACTATCGATATTAACACTTTATTAAAGTGTCGTATTTCCAATTTCCaaactttataaaataaaagattcaaATATTTAGTCATTTGATATttgtaatttattattattatttttaactatGTGTTGATTTTCGTTGGTATTATGCATTCTTTATTACCAAATTCCATCCAAGAAAAGACACAAGTGATAATTCAAAAATAGTATCTGTTAACTATAGTAATATTATATGCTTACAACACGATTAACAATATTTATGATCTTTGgagtttttttattttgttaataATTTTATATTGTATCCGGCAGAAAAAAAATATGTAAACAATATGACAAAATCGCCTATATATAATAGATATAGTAATGGTATATATTTTAAAAGTAAAATATGGGAATCGTAATGGGTAAGAAAAGATCTGACATTCTGTTGGACCAGGCCCATACAAAAAATTATTAAATCCATTTACATATAAATTAGATGtctaacctatttgcatgttatGAATTATTAATTTGTTGTTTTCTTTATAAAAAACATAATTAAAAAATGGATATTACACATATTATATAACAGATTATAATTATAATAAGCAAAAACCATTCGTTTGCATATCACAATTAATAAGTGACATGTATACCTTAATTGATtgtatttatttttagaaaaaaccTTTACTGTAAATAATGCAAAGAGTAAGTGTTAATGATATTATGGTATGATGTTCATAGATAATTTAATTTATaagtaattattatttattttaattctGTTATATATGAAGTTAAATAATTTAAAACTTTAATATTTCGTAAACTAATTTGTAAAAACTTTTTATATTATACAACATATCATTATGAATAAAGAAGAACCCTTATTTATAATTAGATCGGACGAGGCCCATAAAAACAATTTTTATACCCATTTACATATAACCTATTTACTATCATTGTTACATATTTTAAAGTTTTATTACAATGGTTTATTTGCTATTTGATATGGTTCTATTTGAGATTTTAACAAGACTAAATGCTCGATCAATTGATCGCTATAAATGTGTATGCAGACAATGGCGTGATGGTCTATCCTCCTTTgagtttcttcatcatcattctaTCTATGTCGAAAATTATTTGGTAAGATCTTATTGTATACGATTTATAATATATTTGCTATGATTATACAGTTTGTCTTCATATTAATGTCATATTTTAATCATTTTTGTATTTAGGATTATCTTGGAGATGAAGACTTTTATGACTTTAATGAGTATTATGCAGAATTTTGGCCTCCTGAACAGCTTCATAAATATTACTTTTTAGATCAGAAttagtaattccgtgattttaaATTGTGTGTTTTTGTTTTGGATTAGTCAGTGGTTCTTTCTATTTTGAATAATAAAACAAGTTGTAGCTTTTGATTTATTACCAAGATTTATTCATAATTTTCGATTTGTAATCATGAAATATAACTTATTTTGTCTTACTAAATCACTTATATTTCGTGATAATGTATTTTGCTCcgttatttattattttttctgtttttaaGTTTTTATGTGTTATGAATTCTTATTTTGATGTTTTCCTTATAAAAAACATAATTAAAAAATGGATATTACACATATTATATAACAGATTATAATTATAATAAGCAAAAACAATTGATTTGCATATCACAATTTTTTGTAATCGAACAAAAATTAAAAGTGGAAATATTATTCATAAGGTAGGAAACAGTTATTATAACGAACAAACAAGCCATAAGTTAAAGGTTTCAAAAGACTAATGATTTTTTTCACCAATCGTGTTATCTTCTTCCATTGCCTCATATTCTTCTATCTTCCTCCGTTTCGATTCAGGAGGAAAAAACTCGTCATAAATGATTTTATATAGCGTTGGACAATCCTCCCAGAAAGTTTCCTGCGTCCATAAGTCGCAAATAAttttgaagaaaaaacaaacaatGTTGTTAAAAGTAATATAAATTTTGAATCTAAGTTCAAGATAAGTTTAATATATTACCGCATATTTTTTACCATAGTTGACGTGTAACCATTCAAACGGCCATGATGATAGCCCTTCATTCCATTGTTTGCATACACATTTGTACTGCTCAATGTCTCTACCATTAAGCCTAATTAAAATTTCAAACAGTATAATATCGAAAGGAATATAAACCATTATGAAAGGTTTTTGAAACCTGTAATTGAAGAATGTATGTTGATGCTTTATATAGTATAATAAGTTGGGCCTAATTTaataaacccaaaaaaaaaaaaacgaattcTAAGTAAAACATTGTGATGAAGTTTCTAACTGTTAATTTTCGGATGTATTGTTAAGTAATCAATTCCATATTTGTAAAATCGGTTTTTTAGGAAATGCTACAAGAATAAGGTTATTTTGTTACTTATTCTGTTTTGCTGTAATTTTGGTTGCATGAACAAATTTAAAGGTTTCTAATTAGGTGGTGATAATTGAGAATGGTCAACGTACCCTCTACCAAAtttatgatgatgccaactaacAGTATCATTGAAATCAATATTTTcgatttttcttcttttcaaataagtaataatttgttttcagttttaatctaaataatatatatctattGTTCTTCTTAGTATTAGTAATGTGCGACCACAGTTGAGAACAAATCATACAATATAATcctaatataaaccatattgttAACATTCATACATATTGTTATATAATGTTTCAAAAACTTCACATAATACATATACTGAAATATTAACTAAACTTTTAGAAAATAAACTACCAACAACATGTTCATATGCAAATATATAAGTATCCAAAAAACCTTAACCATTAACCACCCATAAACTAACAAAAATGTCTATTATCATCCTTCGACATGCCTTAAATTCGATCCACATTTGTTAACTCCATCACCTGTGTTGAGGTAACAAAGTTGAAGTGAAGAATGTCACCATTCTTCAAACTATTTGCTGACATAAAGTTACCCCAATTGACCATTTTGTAACGTGGTACGTCACCATTTTTTTCAGTTTCCACTTCGTTCTCGATTATTTTTCCATCCAGAGTTTTAATCTTCAATGCATGAAGCTTCTTTGTAAGACCAGATCTCCTCGCTACTTCAACAGGAAGCCGCTACATAAAAAATGTtacattatattattataatttacCCTATAATTTATACATTATTTAACTACAACTCATTATACAAATTATCATACCAATCTATTTTCTCCTTTTTTTGTAAACTCATAATTTTCTTGATCAATTTCAGCCTTCTTTCGTTTTCCACTATGTTGTTTGGTTTGGCTTTCTTCTCCAGCTGATACCTTATTATAGTAGTTAACAACATTTGAAGTATAATATCATTAATCaataataacaaataaataattttaatttTGGTTCTATAGCAATCACTCAATAAATCAGTTGTTACCTCTCTTTGTTTTGATGATATATGATAGCTTGAAACATCTGGTTTGAGCACTTCTGTAGATTGTTCAATGTCCTTTCCCTTTTTTGATGTTGAAACAACAACTTGTGCAACCTTTTTGCGTTTCTTTTcaatatatttagtatatattttaaaCATAGAAATTTGTAAATCAAATACATACTAATCATATGGAATGCTGTTTCTATTTATATTAAGTGATTATTACCTTATCACTACCTTGAACCTCTGAACATGAAGTATTCTTTTTTGTTGTCGTCAAATGCTCAACTTTTACAACTCCTTTTTTTTATGCAACATCTTCTCAGTTTCACTTCCAATCTCTTTAACCTGATATGAAATTTTTGTTCaactttaatatatataaaataacaaaATATAGAAAACTAGATTACTTCATTAATcaaattaatatttaaaaaaatacatagTATAACACACTACCTCATTCATCAACGTATCTCCACTTGTATCTGTTCCAGTATCAGATTCAACAAACTTCtgtaaataaaaaatatatatttaataatccAATTTATATGATaaatcttttttttaaacaagaACAAATTTACATAATAAGCATTTTGTTGGAATGTTGATTTAGATATTATTTCACAGAAATCGCTCTCTTCTGCTTCTTTTTGAGTACCCAATTCAACTTCAATTCCATTCCTGAATGCCCTCAAATGAAATATCACATTACCAATCTTATCGAATATGAGTGTGTCACCATCACATATGTTCAAACTTTCACACAGTTTCGGCCATCCATCTTTGAAAGCATATGTAACATGAAGTTTATCTGCCATTACATCCCAGTACTTACCACCCGCAAATACTTGGTAAATGCCGTTTAGCTCGTGGTTTCTGTAAAACATGTTAATAAATTCATCTGGAATTACCTGCAAGTTATGAAAACATATTTATAATTATAACTACTAAATATGTATTACATTTCACGTGTctacaatgttgacatttaattTACTATCAAAAAGTACTCTTACCGTAAGACCCAGTTTTGCGTAGTTGTTCTTTGTTATGTATGATTGACCATGCACATTGTTTATGAACGGAAAAACCTCCAACACTTTGTCCCCAATGCTTCTAAATAACAGCCATGTGTTTTTTTACCAAATGAAGATTATTAACAACAGCCCTCCAACCATCTGTTAATACTGGTAACTGATCCATGTGTCTAAGTCAAACTGTCCAATGTCTACCGTCTTCATGACGAACCTCTATGTTCATATGCTGCCAGTC encodes:
- the LOC110924411 gene encoding replication protein A 70 kDa DNA-binding subunit E-like — translated: MARVDVSWKMTVQNLGGVDTVVTFRLEKHGRGFRYVANGWRSKFTKPNGINAPQRCTFVYSPDADKLILKKVSNRKMEVAKVTMLNDLNSYSNNYSIRVKIGNMIQASCLHKLLERFEEFLQLDECHQITKPSLAANRSSSKLVNRNEKTSLYFYTSVEKVLDWSGPKYKFNFVNLKDVVQNKVEVNTTVDFIGFVEVCFNIEDTTKKDGSKGKRLNLKIEDLEDQKCPVTLWDSFAVDMFTYMNDKKREKFVVIICHFGTVNLYKGKRGVANSFDLSRLFIDNADIEEIPSFRERYVAKVSASKSSNETLGSYLISNVEDEFLNKGDFMLIGLLGTILEKKKVLVIGTVTAICTDKLWYYNGCNHCKSRVEDRFVTKEGDDGSCDAAETKALVCTNNECQGVDIYAIPRFKIPIRVQDSSGTVSLTLFDYEALKIFKKSAKDLLAIQDQVVNSGEIPNPYPEVFGTLVGKKYAFVINVSDYNIEYQVENYGITMATNDDDIIDALYSKFNINQSESYGVPLSASVSNACEVTKDDVSITGDNVTPISNGPGTSKKVSSVEVKRNLGEVYELDDELRCSSTKRRMSDEIVEDEVVDHSKTLIPKIEK
- the LOC110924410 gene encoding putative F-box protein At3g23260; protein product: MERLEFEMFANEILSRLPTKCVARLRCVSKQWRYELSSHLFAIIHYCRMANNPYRKVIMLTKSSIDIHNLIGGKLDISSRKIISFPVDTHLSNLIILASQYGILLMCIQWRPNELILWNPTINQFLNLCDKKPKIFFDLRKDAVGIYMDSSNDLKILLLQRRKDDVIPRVYSRNTCEWKTLTFLKGADYASSLYWWSSGTLCNNVLYFPSPHYWTPAKSYTIAFDVESETFSKVSIPKCTDVIGRQTSFLKIRNTLHMFIVGKTPETNVKLYKFEDELWSEVSSFTNVKLFYSFDSWRNKLAENKGDTWSVQIDRCGIFEIQFGLKDFQYFHDAETFQGLYNVASYEETVVSPI